The following nucleotide sequence is from Myxococcus guangdongensis.
ATTCGAACTTCGTCGTCTCGGGACGAGGGCAGACGGCGCCACGTCCGGGCGCCGATGGCGGTGATGCCGAGAACCGACGTCTCGTCATTCGCGTGCGTGGCGACCTGCGCCTGTAGGAGGCTCCATGGACCTGGACGCATGGCTGACGAAGGTGCAGGAGCGGCAGCGCACCGCGCTCGCCGGGCTCGGCACGTTCCAGCAGCAGGTGGAGCGCGGGCTGCAACAGCTTCAGTCCAGCCTGGACGAATCGCAGCGGCGCATGGATGAAAGGGAGCCAGGACGCGTCCAGCGGATGGTCGCTTCGCTCGATGTAGACGGGTTGCTCGAGAAGATGAATGGCAGGCGCTACTCGGAGTTGAGCCCGCGTGAACGACGCGTCGTGCCTTCGTTCTGGCGGAAGGTCCAGCCCGTGCGCATGGCGGAGTTCCTGGAGCAGTTTCCAGACGGTTGGTCTCGGCTCGTGAGGCAACGGCTTCGCGACTGGTGTCTGGCGGATGCGGATTCCATGCACCTGCGAGAATGGACGGGGTTGACCCGGCGCTGTCCGAAGGACTTGCCTTCGCTGCGGTGGCGTCTTCCGGTGCCCATTGAGCTTGCGCTCGAGCCAGAGGGGCCGAGAAGCGTCGCGGCGGGTTGGGGAGCCCATCCGCTGCGGGAGGTGGTGTCGCTGCTAGGGCAGGCGGGACTGCGCCCCTCGATTGGCTACGCGGGACATGTCGTCGCGGAGCACCTGTTGCGACAGTGCGTCGCTCGCGAGGACGTGTCGGAGTCCCTGCTGTTCCTGGTTGATTCTCAGGAGGGGCGGGCGTGGCTGCCGGGCGTGAGTGGCGGAGGGAGTGTCCTGGGCGCTCCGGTGGAGGCGCGCGTCGCCGTCGTCGCGACACTGCTGGAGTGTCGTGCGCGAGGGCGCGTCGGCAAGGACGTGCAGGCCCGCGTCGAGGAGCGGCTCGTCGCGAGGGACAGCGTCTTCGGGGACCCGCGACTGTCCACCCTGACGGAGGCGTGGAGCGCCGTTCGCAAGTGCTCGAAGCAGGCGTTCGATGCGTTCTTGTCGGCGCTCATCCAGCAGGACCTCGAGTTCTTCTTCGAGAAAGCGATGAACGAACGGGACCGGCATGCCTTTTGGTTGCGCTACCTGGGCGTCATCCAATCGACGACCTGCTGGCTGGCGCCGGATACCTACGACGCGTTGCAGAGGAGCGTCAGAACGCTCCCCCTGGAGCAGCAAGCCGCGTTCAGGAGGGCGAGGCGCTTGGCGAAAGGTGACGTGAGCGCCTTCTGTTTGCGGTTCAGCGAGTACTCGGTGGTCGAATTCTCCGACACAGGGAATGCGACGTATGTTTATGGGCACAGTGTCTTCAGTGGCAGGGTGCTGGGAGGCGGGGTGGAGAGCGCGAATGACCTCAAGGTCCGGCGTGAGGCGAAGGACCGGTTGCATCATCATTCGAACTGGGAGCCTCGGTTCGAGCAGGCGCTTCTGGAGTTGGGCATCGAGCGCAAGCCCCCGGGGCCGAAGCGCTCGTCTTGAAACTGCGTTCGACGCCAAGTCCCAAGTGCACATGGGTTCAGCGTCATGTTCGAGCCTGATAGCGTCGTCGCCACGGGAGGGCGCATGCTCAGGTCATTCGTGGTGGCGATCATCCTCGGCGTCCTTGTCGTGTGCGTGGCGCTCGTCTCGAATGAGCGCTCGACGACGCAGGCGGCGATGCTCCCGGTGCGGGAGCTCACCGCGACACCGCCGGACGAAGCGCCGTCGACCCTTGGCGCGTCCGAGGAACCTCTCGAGGGCGCCCAGCAGCACCCAGCCTCCGCTGTCCTCCTGGAGGGCATCATCCTCGACGAGGACGACCAGCCAGTGACGGCGGCCACGGTGGTCGCGATGACACCCCCCCGACTGATGAAGGCTGTCGCCCGACCCACCGGTGAGTTGGACCCCGTGGAACAGGTGGGGGGAGTGACGCAGTGGTTCGGAGACTACGCCTCCGACCGGTTCGAGATGGAGGTCGACGACGCGGGCCGCTTCGTCCTCGAGGTGGCCCAGGCGGGGTCGCACTTCCTCGTCGCCTCGGCGGAGGGCTTCGTCGTCACGCGCGTGGACGTCTCGGCGCCAGCCAAGGACCTCCGGCTCGTCCTGCGCGCCGGTGGGCAGGTGGAGGGCACCGTGGTCAGCGCCACGGGAATCGCACTCCCGGACGTGAATCTCTTCCTGTTCGCCGATGGCATCCAGACCCATGTCGCCGAGAGCAAGAGCGATGAACAGGGGCGCTTCCAACTGCACACCGTGCTGCCTGGCCGATACAAACTCGCGGCGGTCTTCGACACGGGCGCGCCGCATCGGGTGTCGCGTGTCATTGATGTCCGTCCCTCGGAGCCGACGACGGTGACCTTGCGGATGGACACCGGTCGCTCCGTGTCCGGCACCGTGGTGGACGAAGCCAACCGCCCCGTGGCTCACGCCGAGGTGTCGGCCCGGTCGGACCCGGAAGCCCACGCCGAACTGTACGAGCGAGAGCGCGGCCCGCGGGTGTCGGCTTCGTCCGCGCGCACGGATGACTCGGGGCGCTTCACGGTCCACCACCTGTTACCAGGAACATGCCTCCTCTCCGTCGAGAAGCCTGGCTACGTGCAGCGTGAGCACGACGGCGAGGACTCCCAGCGCACCGTCGTGGCGGGTGCGACGGACGTGACGCTGGTGATGCGCTATCAGGGCAGCATCCGGGGACGGCTCCGGCGCTCGGACGGCTCGCCCATCACCCGCTTCAGCATCAACGACGAGCCCATCGAGCACGACGACGGGGCCTTCCGGCTCCCCCTCCAGCAACCGGGCATGACCTGGCTGACGCTCGAAGCGCCGGACCTGCTGCGCACCGTCCGCGAGGTGCCAGTCGAGCCCGGTCAGGACGTGGACCTGGGTGACCTCGTCCTCGACGCAGGGCTTCGCATACGAGGGCGGGTGCTGGACACGAGGACCTCCGCTCCCATCGAGGGCGCGAAGGTCGCCGTCCGGCACACGCAGGCCGGCTCCGAGGGCATCGCGGCGCCCGAGCTGGCGAGCGCGAAGACGGACGCGACAGGTGCCTTCGCGCTCGCTCCAGTGGAGGCCGGCTCGCTGCGCTTGGACGTCTCGCGCTCCGGCTGTCTACCCCTGCGAAGCTCGCTGCGCGTGAGCGAGGAGCCGCTGGAGCTGCGCCTCTCCTCGGGTGCGCGAGTGACGGGCACCGTGAAGGACCGTGAGGGGCGGCCCGCGAACGTGGTGTTGCGAGTATTTCCCCTGGGGGACCACCCGGGCCACTCGCCCACCAGCGTGCAGGTCCGGGACGGCACCTTCGATGTGGCTGGGCTGGAGCCCGGGGAGTACGCCTTCAAGGTCCTCTCCGTGCACGACTCCCTGGGGAGCGTCTGGTCGGAGAGGCGCTCTGGCCGCTATGTCCCCCGCAGGGTGACGCTGGCGCCCGAGGAGCAGCGGGTGCTCCAACTCCAGGAGCGGGAGGGGCGCTCCTCGCTGCGTCTGCGCATGCCCCGCTTCACGGGTGTCACCCCCGAGGATGTCGCTCCTCACGCAGCCGTGCTCATCCCGGGGACCGTTCCGCAGGTGCGCACCTATTCACGCTTCGAGCGGCTCATGCGCGAGCAGGGCGTGCCCGGCCCGCCGAAGCCGTCCTCTGCCGAAGTCGTCTACGACGCGCTGCCCGCGGGCCGTTACACGTACGTGCTCGTCGGAAAGCGTCCCCAGGGAGGCGCCTACCTCGTGCACACCGAAGTGCTGGAGGTGCCCGAGGCCCAGGGCGTGACCCGGGACCTCCAGCCCGTCTGGACGCCCATCACACACATCATCCTCTGACGGAGGATGCGCGACAGGACGTCACTCCCGCGCGCCGTTGAACTCCGGCAGCAGGTACTCATCCACGGCGGGGACCTTGTCGATGATGCCCAGCTCCACGAGCTGCTGGGAGAGCTGCTCCCACCGCTCGCGCTTCATCATCCCCAGGCCCCGGGTCCGCGTCTCCTCGGTCTCGATGAGCGGCTTCTGGGCCTCGGCCGCGGCGGCGAACGTCTCCGCGTCCATCGTCGTGTTCAGCTTGCCCATCACCGCGTTGGTCGGCCCCGGGTTGTCCAGATACGTGCGCCAGCCCTCCCGCACCGCCGCCACGAACGCCTTCACCTGCTCGGGATGCTCCTTCCAGTACTGCTTCCGGGTGATGACCACGGCGATGTACGGATTGAAGCCCTCGTCGGCCACCAGGAACACGGCCGGCGTGGCGCCCTGCCGCTTCGCGGCGATGGGCTCCGCGGTGACGAAGCACTGCTGGGCGAAGTCCTTGTCCGCGAGGAAGCGCGCCACGCCTCCGTCGTAGGGCACCACCTTCACCTTGTCGAAGCTGTACTTCTTCTTCAGGAAGGCCACGTAGGAGAGGCCCGGCTCCAGCGCCACCGTGCCCGAGGACAACACGTCCTTGATGCCCTTCGCCCCACGAGACGCGTGGGCCATGATGGCGTGCGGCGACGTCTGGTACACCGCGAACAGCGGAATCACATCCAGGCCCCGGGCGCGCGCGGTGATGATTTCATCCGCGCCGCTGATGCCGAACTCCGCCTTGCCCATGGCCACCATCTGCGGCACCGGCGCGCCCGCGCCGCCGCCCAGGATGTCCACGTCGAGCCCGTGACGGGTGAAGGCCCCCGACTCGCGCGCCGCGTAGAACCCGCCGAACTCCGGCTCCGGCACCCAGTTGAGCGCCAGCTTCACCTTGGCCAACGCGGCCTTCTGCGGCGCCGGGGTGCCCGCCTGGGCGCCCTGGGGGGGCTCCTCCTTCTGACGCGAACAGGCGCTCGCGGCCAACAGCAGCCCCACGCACCCCCACAGCTTCACGAGACGTCCGCTCACGTTCTGCCTCCCTCCCACGTGACTCAATTCCCCTGCGCCGACGGGTGCCAGCGCCGCAGCAGCCGGGCCCCGGTCAGGCTCACCGCCCCGAACAACACCAGCCCCAACCCCGACGCCGCCAGCACCGCCGCGAACAACAGGTCCGTGCGCAGCTGACGGTACGCGGACAGCACCAGGATTCCCAGCCCCGCCGAGCCCTCGGAGAAGCCTGCGACGAACTCGCCGACGATGGCGCCGATGACCGACAGGCCCGAGGCAATCTTCAACCCGGTGAACAGGTGCGGCAGCGCCGCGGGCAGCTCCAGCTTCCACAGCGTGGCGAAGCGTCCGGCGCCATACAGCCGGAACATGTCCCGCAGCGCCGGCTCCACCGAGCGCAGCCCGGTGAGCGTGTTGGCGATGACCGGGAACAACGAGACGATGAAGGACGACACCGCGACGGCGCGAGGGCCCGGGCCGAACCACAACACCAGCAGCGGCGCGATGGCCACGATGGGCACCGTCTGCAGGAAGAGCGTGTACGGGTAGAGCGCGCGCTCCACCATCCGTGAGGACGCCAGCAGCACGGCCACGAGCACGCCCAGCACCGCGCTCAACCCGAAGCCCACCAGGGCCGCGCGTCCCGTGGTGAGCGCCGCGCCGAGGAGCGCGCCCGCCTCCCGGGCTCCCGCCGTCCCCACGGCCGAGGGCGGCGGCACCAGCCAGACTGGAATCTCGAAGAGGCGCACCGTGCCTTCCCAGAGCGTCAGCAGCACGACGAGCGCCACCAGCGGAGGCAGCGCCGCGCGAAGGGCCGGGCGGTTCACCAGCGCTCTCCTTGTTCCAGGGCCTCGTGGAGCAGGCGGGCCTCGCGCGCGAAGGAGGCCTCGGTGCGCAGGTCCGCGCCGCGCTCGGCGGGCAGCTCCAGCGTCCGGTCCAGCACCACGCGCGCGGGGCGCCGCGACAGCACCACGGCCCGCTCGGCCAGGTAGGCGGCCTCGGAGAGGGAGTGGGTGACGAAGAGCACCGTCATCCCCAACTGGCGCCACAGCGCGCGGAGTTGGTCATCGAGCCGGCCGCGCGTCAGCTCGTCCAACGCCGCGAAGGGCTCGTCCAGGAGCAGCAGCCGGGGCCGGGTGACGAGCGCGCGCGCCAGGGACACGCGCATGCGCATGCCGCCGGACAGCTCGGCCGGATGGCGCTCCGTGGCGTCGCCCAGGCCCACCTGCTCGAGCACCGCGCGCGCGGCGGCCTGTCGCTCCGGCCGGGGTACGCCGGTCAGCTCCAGCGGCAGCGCCGCGTTGTCCAACACCGAGCGCCACGGCAGCAGGTGCGCGTCCTGGAACACGTACGCGATGGGCGCGCGCTCACCGTGGGTGCGCTCCAGCGTCGGCGTGAAGGTGATGTGCCCGGCCTCCGCGCGGTCCAACCCGGCCACCAGCCGCAGCAGCGTGGACTTGCCACAGCCAGAGGGCCCGAGCAGCGCCACGAACGAGCCGGGCGCTACTTCCAGGTCCAGCCCCGACAGCACGGCGAGGTCACCCGGGAAGGCGCGGCGCAGGCCCTCGACCTTCACGCGGACGCCCCCACTTCCGGAGACGGGGGCTGGGGGAGCGGGGGGAGCGAGGCCAGGAGGCGCCATGGAAGGGGCGTTTCTAACCGTCCTGACCTCGCGAGGCGAGCGTGGATCTCACCCCCAGGGACGTCGGCGCGGGGCGCGTGTGGCGGTTCCACCGGAGCATCCGGGTACAGATGCAACAACATCACGAATCCGAGAGAATCTGAAATTCATGTAATTTGAGCTATGTCTGGATATCATGGTGGTGAACCAAGGAGGGTTCTCCATCATGCGTATCTTCCGCCGGGCCATGCCCGGACTTCCCATGTTCGCGGTGGTCTCACTGCTCCTGCAGGTCTGGGGCGTCTCCGAGGCCGAGGCCGCCGAGCGGCGCTTCCTGGTCGACTTCGGTGACGGGCCCACGGCCACGCCGGGGTGGAACAACCTCCACTTCGGCTCCACCGGCTCTTCGTTGAACAACCTGGTGGACAGCGCGGGCGTGGGCTCGGGGCTGTCGCTCCAGATAACGGACGGGTTCTGGCAGGGGTGGACGGGCGCCTACAACGGCGGCGGCACCACCGCGAGCACCGTCTATCCCGCGTCGGCCACGCGGGACACGTTCTTCATCGGCACCAACGAGGGGACGACGGACACGCAGGCGCAGGTCCGCCTCTCCGGGCTGGCCATCAACGGCACCTACTCGCTGCGCTTCTATGCGTCGCGGATGGCGGGTGACACGGCGGACCGGACGACGCGCTATGCGGTGGGCGCGCAGGCGGTGGAGTTGCAGGCGACCAACAACATCGACGGCGTGGTGCAGCTGACGAACCTGGTGCCCTCGAACGGCGCGCTGGACATCACCGTGACGATGAAGCCCGGCGCCATCTTCGGCTACCTGGGCGTGCTCGAGGTCATCGAGCAGGACGGCGGCGTGGTGGTGAACCAGCCGCCCGTGGTGAACGCGGGGGCCGACCGCACCGTGCCGCTGCCCACCAACACGGTGGCGCTGCAGCAGTCCTTCTCCGACCCGGAGGGGCAGGCCACCACCTTCGTGTGGACGCAGGTCTCCGGTCCCACCACGGCCCGGCTGTACCAGAACCCCTGGACTCCGCTCGTCGCGAGCAACCTGGCGCAGGGCACCTACGTCTTCCGGCTCACGGTGACGGATGCCCTGGGCGCGAGCGCGTCCGATGACGTGAGCGTGTCCGTGGTGCCGAGCACGGGGAGCGGCACGCCCTTCCTGCGCACCCTCACGGAGAAGTCCGTCACGGCGAGCGGCAAGGTCATCCACTACTACGAGTCACTGCCTCGCGGGTACAACACGGACCCGAACCGCAAGTGGCCGGTCATCGTCTTCCACCACGGCGTCGGCGAGAAGGGCAGCACCCCCGAGTCGCTGCCGAGCGTCCTCGGCAACATGACGCTCGTGCGGGACAACGTGCCGCTGGAGTTCGACATCAACGGCGTCACCGAGTCCTTCATCGTCCTGATTCCGCAGCTCCACGGGAACTACGGCGACTGGCAGGACTTCTTCACGCAGGCGATGATCGACTCGGCGAAGACGAACCTCCGGACCGACGCGGACCGCGTGTACCTGATGGGCTTCTCGCTGGGCGCGTTCCACACCTGGAGCTTCCCGCAGCGCTCGGACACGAACGCCCGGCAGATCGCCGCCATCGTTCCCTTCTCGGGCGGACGCGTCTACAGCGTGAACGGCGTGTCTCAAATCTGCCGGCTGGCCACCTCGAAGGTGCCCGTGTGGACGTTCCACGCGGCGGACGACGGCACGGTGCACGTGAGCTACACGGACGCCGCGGTGAACGGCCTCAACGGCTGCTCACCCGCGCCGGACCCGGCGCCGCGCTACACGCGCCCCGCCACGGGGAACCATTGGATCATCGGCTCGGGCGCGTCGCCGACGCAGCCGCCGGCCAACAACATCTATCACTGGATGCTCTCGCACCGTCGCGTCAGCACGCCGCCGCCCGTCACCCAGCGCACGCTCACGCCGAGGACGACCACGGTGCCCAAGCTCTGGAATGCACAGTTGGGCTACTACGAGTCGCTGCCGCGCGGGTATGACGCCAACCCGAGCCGCCAGTGGCCGCTGCTCGTCTTCCTCCATGGCATGGGGGAGCGTGGCAACGGCACGACGGAGCTGTCCAGGGTGCTGCGGCATGGCGTGCCCGCGCAGATCAACGCGGGGCATCCGCTGGAGTTCACTGTCAACGGGGTGACCGAGTCCTTCGTGGTGCTCGCGCCCCAGCTCGGCGAGAGCGGCTCGAGTTGGCATCCCTATCTGGTCGAGCGCCTGCTCGACGTCGCGCAGACGAGCTACCGCATCAACCCCAAGCGCGTGTACCTGACGGGCGTGTCGCTGGGCGGCTTCGGCACGACGGCCTTCGTGGAGCTCTCCCTCGCGAACGCCCAGCGCATCGCGGCCATCGCGCCCACGGATGGCGCCCACTATGGCGGCATCGTCTGGACGCCGGACCTGGACAACGTGACGACCAACGCCTGCTATCTCGCGCAGGCCGACGTGAAGGTCTGGCAGTTCTACGGGAAGAACGACGGAGATTGGGCGTGGACGGCCTCGGACTTCGTCACGCGTCTGAACGCCTGCGCGCCCCCGTCACCGACGTTGGTGACTCGCTACGATGACCTGGGGCATGCGGCCTACACCCGGGCCTATTACACGGACCACACGTATCACTCCCCGAACCTCTACGAGTGGCTGCTCGCGCAGCAGCGCCCGTAGTGGATGAAGTGGGGCCCCGCTGCTCGCACGGAGCGGGGCTCTGGGCCTACTGGACGCGCCGCAGGTACGCGCCCGGCGCGCACGCGCGCAGTCGCTCCAGCACCGCCTCCGCGCCCTGACGGGACGGGTGGAAGCTGGCCACCGCCCACTTGTCCCGGGTGAGCCGCCGGAAGTCGTGGGTGTCCACGGTGAGCAGCGATGTGCCCTGGCAGGCCGCTTCCAACGGAGTCTCCGCCGCGCGAGCATCGGACACGGAGTCCGCCGTGCGGAGGATGACGGCCCACGCTTCCGCGGGCCTCTCCACCACCTTCTTGCGCTCCGCGTCCCACCGCAGCTCCGAGAGGGCCCAGCTGTCGGCCTGCGCTCCGCCGCCGAGGTCGAGCGTGCGCGAGAACAAGAGCCGGCCGTCCTGCGCCTCCACGCTCGAGGAGGACGGCCCCATCCCCTCGCTGCCTTCCCAGGCCCGCTTCACCCCCTGCTCGTCCGCGACGAACAGGGCGTGTTGACGGTGCACATGCTCGAAGCCGCCCTGGTGGGTGATGAGGAGCGCGGTCGGCCCGCCCGGGAGGTCCACTGCCCGGACCCGGAGATTCCACGAGGTCGACTCCTCGCCACCGCCCCAGTCCCAGCCTCCTTCCGTCGCCTTCGTCACGTCGCACGTCAGGGCGTCATAGGGCGCGGACAGCGTCGCCGTGCGCTTCGCCGCACCGCCGCGGACGCGCAGCGCGCGCTGTCCCTGCTTGCACGGCATGGCCACGGCCTCGAGGCCCGGGGTGCTCTCCGCCGAGCCCAACACCAGCTCCTTCGTCGGGGCGGGCGCGGCGCCGATGAGCAGCACGGCGGTGGCGAGGACTGCGCCCGGATGACGACGGCGCGGCGGCTTGGGAACAGCGGGAACGGACACCGGGGACTCCACGAGAGGCGCTTGCCGCGGAGTCTGCACGGACTTGCCGTCAGGTGCACCCCGTCCGGGGCCCGAGGACATCACGGCCCCTGATGGCGCCGGACACGGTGCCTCGGCTCAGCTCGTGCCCTGGCTGGAAGCCCGACGGGGCAGCAGGGCGAAGAACGTCGTGCCCTGACCCTCTCGGGACGTCACGTCGACGGTGCCCCCGTGGGACTCGACGATGTTCTTCACGATGAAGAGCCCCAGTCCGATGCTGCGCCCCGTGTTGGTGTCCCCCGAGCGGGCGCGCTGGAGCGGACGGAAGAGCCGCTCGCGGGCGTCGTCGGGAATGGGAGGCCCTTCGTTGTGGACGGACAGGACGACGCGATGTGCTTCGCCGTGGACGCGCACCGTCACGCGCGAGCTCGCGGCACTGTAGTGAAGCGCGTTGCTCACCAGGTTGCCCAGCATCTGGGCGATGCGGTCCGAATCCCACTCACCGAAGGCGTCCCCGTCCGACTCCACGCGCAGCTCCCGCTCCGGGTGGCTCATCTGCAGCTCCTCGATGACCTGCTGTGACACATCATGCAGGTCCACCGGTCGCCGGTGGATGGGGAGCCCCCCGCCCAGGCGCACCTGGGTGAAGTCCAGCAGGTCATGCGTCATCCGCACCGCGCGCTCCGCGGAGGTCTGGATGCGCAGCACCGAGCGCAGGTTGCGCTCGCTGAGCTCCTCGCGCCGGGCCAGCACGGACGCGCCCAGCTGAATCGCGCTGAGCGGGTTGCGCAGGTCGTGGCTGACGATGCCGATGAGCTGCTGCTCGAACTCCACGCGCCGACGCGTCTCGGCCTCCTGCCGCTTCTGCTCGGACAGCTCGTGCGCGATGACGGCCATTCCCACCGGCTGGCCCGTCCGGGCCTGGGTGAGGGTGGAGAGGGCGTAGCGCACGGGCAGCCGCGCTCCCGTCCGGAGGTTTCGCGCCTGCAGCTCGCCCTCCCAGCGTCCCTGGGCCGTCACGGCGGGCAGGAGCGTGTCCTGGACGAAGGCGTGGTCCTCCTCGGGGAAGTAGTCCAGCAGGGACGTGTGGCGCGCCGCCTCCAGCCCCGTCACGCCGAGCATCCGCTGACCGGCCTCGTTGAGATAGGTGATGCGGCCCTCGGTGTCGGCGATGCCAATCGCATCCGAGCTCTGCTCCACCACGACGGCCAGCGCCTGCCTCGCCTGCTCGACCTGGCGCTTCTCCTCGCGCGCCCTGGACACGGCGAGGTTCCCCTCCACGCGCGCGAGCAACTCCCGCGCGGAGAAGGGCTTCACCAGATAGTCATTGGCGCCCGCCTCCAGCCCTTCGACGGTGGCCTCCTCGCCCGCGCGGGCGGACAGCAGGATGACGGGGATGTCCGCCGTCATGGGCGAGGCTCGCAGCGCGCGCAGCAACCCGAAGCCATCCATCCCCGGCATCATCACGTCACTGAGCACCAGGTCCGGTCGTCGGGCCCGCACCTGCTCCAGCGCCTCGTGTCCGTTGGCGGCCGTCCGCACCGCGTAGCGTCCGCCCAGGAGGCGCTGGACGTAGTCGCGCATGTCCACGTTGTCGTCCACCAGGAGCACCGTCTCCCTGGCGTGGGACGTCGGGGCTTCACGGCGAGGCCGAGGGGATGCCTCGTCGTCGGTGACGTCGATGGAGGCCGGGGCCTCGAGCCACGTCTGCGCCTCGCTCACGAAGGCCTGGAGGTGCGTGGCGTGGCCCGGCTGCTGCGCCGCCAGGTGCTCGGCGGGCAGGTGCGCATGGCCCAAGGGCAACCACACGGTGAAGGTGCTGCCATGTCCCTCCACGCTGCGCACGGTGAGCCTCCCGCCGTGCAGCTTCACCAGCTCCTGCACCAGCGCGAGCCCGATGCCGCTGCCCTCGTAGCTGCGGCCGCGCGCGCCCTGCACGCGGTGGAAGCGCTCGAAGATGCGCGGCAGCTCCGCCTCGGGGATGCCGGTGCCCGTGTCCGTCACCGACACCTCCACTCCGTCGTCCTTCGCCGCGCACGCGACGCGAATCTCTCCGGCGAGGGTGAACTTGAAGGCATTGGAGAGCAGGTTGAGGACGACCTTCTCCCACAGCTCGCGGTCCACCCAGACGGGCTGGGGGAGGGGCTGACACGACACGACGAGCTTCAGGCCGGAGCGCTCCACGGTGGAGCGGAAGGCGCTGGCCAGGTCCGCGGTGAGCGCGCCCAGGTTCGTGGGCGCGAAGGCGGCCCGCGTCCGGCCCGCTTCGATGCGTGAGAAGTCGAGCAGCGTGTTGACCAGCTTCAAGAGCCGCAGCCCGTTGCGGTGCACCGTCTCCTGGCGATGACGCTGGTGGGGGCCCAGCGGCTCCTCGGCGTCGCGCAGGCCGTCCTCCACCGGGCCCAGCATCAACGTGAGCGGCGTGCGGAACTCGTGCGACACATTGCTGAAGAAGGTCGTCTTGGCGCGGTCCAACTCGGCCAGGGCCTCCGTGCGGCGGCGCTCCTCGTCGCGGGCCCGCGCGGTGGCCACCGCCGTCGTCACGCCAATGGCCACCAGCTCCAGGAAGCGGCGATAGGCCTCGTCCAGCGCCCGACGGGGGCTGATGCCCAACACCAGGAAGCCCAGGGGCAGGGCATGTCCGGGCCGGGGCATGGGCAGCACCATCACGGACGTGGTGGCCTCGGGCCAGGGGCCTCCGGGCAGCGCGTCCAGGGCCTCGGGGAGCTGCTCGAGGCGCAGCGCCTCCGCGGTGCGCGCCACGCTTGCCAGGGGCCAGGTGTCGGGGCGGGGCGCTTCATCCAGGGGGATTCTGGCGGGGGCAGCGCGGCTGTCCGAGGGCAGGCCGCTGAGCGCCACGAGGCTCGCCATGCGCTCCGTGTCGTCGGTGAGGTAGAGCAGCGCCAGCGGCACGTCGTTCGGGTTGCTCGCGAGCACGCGCGCCATCTCGCGGCACGTGAGCT
It contains:
- a CDS encoding EH signature domain-containing protein, which translates into the protein MDLDAWLTKVQERQRTALAGLGTFQQQVERGLQQLQSSLDESQRRMDEREPGRVQRMVASLDVDGLLEKMNGRRYSELSPRERRVVPSFWRKVQPVRMAEFLEQFPDGWSRLVRQRLRDWCLADADSMHLREWTGLTRRCPKDLPSLRWRLPVPIELALEPEGPRSVAAGWGAHPLREVVSLLGQAGLRPSIGYAGHVVAEHLLRQCVAREDVSESLLFLVDSQEGRAWLPGVSGGGSVLGAPVEARVAVVATLLECRARGRVGKDVQARVEERLVARDSVFGDPRLSTLTEAWSAVRKCSKQAFDAFLSALIQQDLEFFFEKAMNERDRHAFWLRYLGVIQSTTCWLAPDTYDALQRSVRTLPLEQQAAFRRARRLAKGDVSAFCLRFSEYSVVEFSDTGNATYVYGHSVFSGRVLGGGVESANDLKVRREAKDRLHHHSNWEPRFEQALLELGIERKPPGPKRSS
- a CDS encoding MSCRAMM family protein, translating into MLRSFVVAIILGVLVVCVALVSNERSTTQAAMLPVRELTATPPDEAPSTLGASEEPLEGAQQHPASAVLLEGIILDEDDQPVTAATVVAMTPPRLMKAVARPTGELDPVEQVGGVTQWFGDYASDRFEMEVDDAGRFVLEVAQAGSHFLVASAEGFVVTRVDVSAPAKDLRLVLRAGGQVEGTVVSATGIALPDVNLFLFADGIQTHVAESKSDEQGRFQLHTVLPGRYKLAAVFDTGAPHRVSRVIDVRPSEPTTVTLRMDTGRSVSGTVVDEANRPVAHAEVSARSDPEAHAELYERERGPRVSASSARTDDSGRFTVHHLLPGTCLLSVEKPGYVQREHDGEDSQRTVVAGATDVTLVMRYQGSIRGRLRRSDGSPITRFSINDEPIEHDDGAFRLPLQQPGMTWLTLEAPDLLRTVREVPVEPGQDVDLGDLVLDAGLRIRGRVLDTRTSAPIEGAKVAVRHTQAGSEGIAAPELASAKTDATGAFALAPVEAGSLRLDVSRSGCLPLRSSLRVSEEPLELRLSSGARVTGTVKDREGRPANVVLRVFPLGDHPGHSPTSVQVRDGTFDVAGLEPGEYAFKVLSVHDSLGSVWSERRSGRYVPRRVTLAPEEQRVLQLQEREGRSSLRLRMPRFTGVTPEDVAPHAAVLIPGTVPQVRTYSRFERLMREQGVPGPPKPSSAEVVYDALPAGRYTYVLVGKRPQGGAYLVHTEVLEVPEAQGVTRDLQPVWTPITHIIL
- a CDS encoding ABC transporter substrate-binding protein, which codes for MSGRLVKLWGCVGLLLAASACSRQKEEPPQGAQAGTPAPQKAALAKVKLALNWVPEPEFGGFYAARESGAFTRHGLDVDILGGGAGAPVPQMVAMGKAEFGISGADEIITARARGLDVIPLFAVYQTSPHAIMAHASRGAKGIKDVLSSGTVALEPGLSYVAFLKKKYSFDKVKVVPYDGGVARFLADKDFAQQCFVTAEPIAAKRQGATPAVFLVADEGFNPYIAVVITRKQYWKEHPEQVKAFVAAVREGWRTYLDNPGPTNAVMGKLNTTMDAETFAAAAEAQKPLIETEETRTRGLGMMKRERWEQLSQQLVELGIIDKVPAVDEYLLPEFNGARE
- a CDS encoding ABC transporter permease, with the protein product MNRPALRAALPPLVALVVLLTLWEGTVRLFEIPVWLVPPPSAVGTAGAREAGALLGAALTTGRAALVGFGLSAVLGVLVAVLLASSRMVERALYPYTLFLQTVPIVAIAPLLVLWFGPGPRAVAVSSFIVSLFPVIANTLTGLRSVEPALRDMFRLYGAGRFATLWKLELPAALPHLFTGLKIASGLSVIGAIVGEFVAGFSEGSAGLGILVLSAYRQLRTDLLFAAVLAASGLGLVLFGAVSLTGARLLRRWHPSAQGN
- a CDS encoding ABC transporter ATP-binding protein; translated protein: MKVEGLRRAFPGDLAVLSGLDLEVAPGSFVALLGPSGCGKSTLLRLVAGLDRAEAGHITFTPTLERTHGERAPIAYVFQDAHLLPWRSVLDNAALPLELTGVPRPERQAAARAVLEQVGLGDATERHPAELSGGMRMRVSLARALVTRPRLLLLDEPFAALDELTRGRLDDQLRALWRQLGMTVLFVTHSLSEAAYLAERAVVLSRRPARVVLDRTLELPAERGADLRTEASFAREARLLHEALEQGERW